The DNA window TATTATGATCTGGATTATAAAACGTTTTGTTCCTTCCTAatatgaatactaataaatctggaCACGTTTATAAAGCATATTCATTCATCTATAAGTGAATTTAGATACTAATGAAacatataatatggaacagatGGAGTGCATAAATATCACTAGGTACATTGTCTAGATAAAAGTCAACTCCACCTCATTATCTTTTGTGTTGTAAATGAGGGTTTTACTGCAAGATGTTTTGGACTCATACGTACCATAAAATGGGTTGaatctaaaatatttagtcCGGACTAAGATCCATGCAATTAATTGTTGtttattgaattttatatGCAATTTGTTCCTGCGTGCCAGGATATGCAGGTGGTTAGCTATCTTGCGCCATGGCATAAAAATAGTGAAAAAATGTAGCATGGATGACTTGTGATTGTAAGGGCCTTTTGgtataatattttacttatgGGATTCTCATTGGATAAAAGTGAGATGTTGGAGTGTAAAGTTAAAGGCCATATGTGTGACACATGGGGTTTATATAAATTCCatgcatatacatataataCAGAAAAGGTTGAAGGAGGATGCTGAGAAACAATATCAGCAAAATGATATCATGCATATTGTTTACTAATCTCCTAGTGTCCAGTTGAAAGCCACATGCAAAAGGTTATCTTTCCAAAACATAGAAAAGcaaataacaacacaaattacaCAAAGGGTGCTCATGATATTGCACCCATGTGGATGCCCTCATGTAGGCCCCAACTAGGGCCATTTGAAAGTACACTACTCTTTGATTCTTTCAGGAGAAAGATCTTTCTTTCCTCCTGATTAACCAGAAACAACTATGACTAAGTCCTATTTAGGACTAGTAATATTTACCCAAGATTTAGTTTTGCTCCTGTATTCTTGATGAACATGGCATTCACATATTGTTTCAGCTAGCCGTTGGATCTAGACATCAATATATGATTAGGATCAAGGGGTCAACTTTCAGTCGATCCATGCCTTCTTTCATCGATCTTGTGCCAACTTTTTAACAAATTAAAGTGATCTTCTGCCAATATGGAATATGCATGGTTGACAAGTGGATGACACTTGCAAAACTATCATCACCAGATATATCTAACTACTCCCCATGATACGACCTTGTTTGAGAAGACCAGATGTGTAGGGCTATAGCTTACCTGCAACTTGCATATAGTGCACTTACAGCTATACTTGTCTAGAATCCACATGAGCATGTACATGTGTACTACTATATGGACCACTTGTTTGCATAtacagagaaaaataaaataaaataaatttggctTCCTTTTCCTAAACATGTAATTAAGGACCACAGCCACATGACTGATCATGCTTGCAGGCTTTGATGGCCAAATAAAATACTGGTaacttattaattattgtgAACATCCAACAGGCTGATTAATTACTAGGTGAGGTGTTTAATTCTACCAATTAAGATTGTAATCTACTATCAAAATTAATCTTTGATAAAATTCAGTCATTATCTCTAAacattatagaaaaaatacagcagaagggaaggagagagcaaatataatgcatgcatgcatgtgttgtaGAGATGAGCTTGATTAGCAGCGTAAGTTCTAAGTCATTGTAGATTtagcaaatattatatagCATTTGTTAATGGATTGCTGCTTTTTGTGAAGCAAAGCATGCATCCATTCCACATCGGAATGTAGGTTCCCAGGCCGTTTCTGCATCGATCGGCTTAATTGCGTGATATCATTGCATGCATCAACTCGATGATCAGATCATATTTCTTTAATTACTCAAGTTGACATCAACATATCTATATTGCTAAAACTTAGGCAACAAAGTTTcagtgacatatatatatttatatttttgtgtgcATGGATGTGAATGCATGCACTATGTACACTGTCTGCTTAAGTTAATTAGCAGTTCAGCTGATGAGATAACTTATTGACATGAGATCAACTGCATTGTAAGAAACATGGATATCTATGAGATATAGATAAGGATGGGATATTTTCAAGCAACCTCCTAGGTATATATGTTGGTTTGAAAAACTTGATCTACATTGAATGTGTACTCTACACACGTGTGTACATGTGTTTATATAAGGTGCACCAAATTAATACGAGaaataattttacagttctcGAGTATGTAcgaaaattttagtgtaaaatttgatacttcTCGATACttatacactaaaatttttatacatcttgatatcttctcaagaactataaaattactctaataTGAGTAATCCATCATGCATAGATCTAATGGTTACGCGAGGGGATCTACCACTAGTGCTAGGTGCTAGGGGGCTTCGGCCCCTACCTGATTTGCGTTTTTGAAGCCCTCTTAACCCAAGAAATTAGACATTATGTCATCCTTAAAAGTGGTGGCCGACAAAATACCACTTCACATGTTAACACATTTAAAATGTCACTTGCAAGCTGCGGGCAACATttattttgccatttttaCGATTCCAATCGATTTTGCTGCCTTTCTCCACCCGGTCGGATGAAAATACCCGTCTCCtctttcctcttcctcttctccagCATtccgaggcgacggcggcgacggcagcagcagcaatagcTCTGGCGGCGACAGTCGTAGAAGCACGGATGCGAGTGGATGCCCCCGGCGGGCTCCAAGGTCCTACTCGCTCCGCGCGCGGCGCATCATCGGGGGCACCAGGGGTGGGCGACACTGCaaggcgccggcggctgcggTGGAGACGAAGACCCGGAAGCTCGCAGTCGGCCGCGTCGCCTTGAGGCGGTCGTACTTGTCCCGCATGTGAACGAGCTCCTCGTCGCGCCAGTCCATGAAGAGCATCTTGTCGATGTTGAATGGGTGCTCGTCCACCTCGGCGAGGATGCCGAAGGCGACCTGGTACCCGGGGTTGTAGGGCTTGTCGTACTGGACGAGACAGCGGGAGAAGCCGGTGGCGTCGAGCACGACGGTGGCCGGGGCggtgacgccgtcgtcgcagaTGAGGAGGCCAGGAGGAGGCCTCGTTGTGGACGGCCTTGACGACCTTGGCCTGGTGGAACTGCACGCCATGCGCGACGCAGTGATCCATCATGGCGGACTTGAGCttgcggcgggcgacgcgggcgTAGGGGCAGTCCAGTGACTTGACACGGCGGTCGTCAACGAAGACAGAGGCGGAGGGCCAGACGGCGTTGAGGTAGTGCGACAGCCCCATGGCCTTGAACTCGTCGACCCAGACGTCGTAGTTGTTCGGCCACACAAGCGCCGGGGACGGGTCCATGGCGCTGACGGAGATGTTGGACTTGGCGACGCGCTGCGCGACAGCGAGGTCGACAGGCCTGGAGAGCGCCGGGTCGTAGCGCGGGAGGTCGAGGGAGAGCAGCTCGGGGCGCGCCGGCGGGGCCAGCGACCACAGCGTATCGCCCAACGCGGCGACGCGGCAGACGAAGGCTGAAGACGAGGCGCGCGCCGGGGCGGGGTGGTGGGTCTGGGGGTGGGGGAGGgcacggaggaggagaagggtatttttgtCCGACTAGGAGGGGAAAGGGAACAAAGTTGGTTGGAATTGCGAAAATGGCAAAATAGACGTTACCCTTAGCTTGTGAGTGgcattttaaatatgtcaacATACGGAGTGGCATTTTGGCGGACGCCGCTTTTGGGAGTGGTATAGTGTCCAATTTCTGCATTAGCCCCCGCAGCAAAGTTTCTAGTATTTCTGAAGAGAAGAAAGGGTTGGAAGCAGTTCTCTTTCATCTGGTCtctcctaatatttttttaaatttgcgACTGAATGGTTGATAATACTCTTATCTCACTTGTGCTAAGAATCATCTAGtgtcatttaaatttaagcaCGGTCACAAATTGCATTGTAACAAGCAAAAAcacaatattttcttatttaaatattactaGTTTAAAACTATAGGATAattatactaataaaattacaaattttgatGCTTTGGACAGGATTCGGTTGAATTTGTGAAATCCCAGACATAACTCCATTtagaataagtttatgatatcaCTTTTCGACGCAAATCCAAGTAAATCACAGAATTTAAAACTATAACAAAATCTCAGTTTAAAAGTTAAGTATTTATGATTGAAGGGAGTACTATGACATATCcaatggtttttttatttcaaaaagatGGAATTAAGACCAATTCTTGGAATTACCCTACTCTTAtcatttttgttatatattataGACGCAATGGAGATTGTATAGTCTGGGGAGAAATAGTGACAGGGTGAAGATTGAGCTTAAATGTTCATGGTGAAGCCCAAGGCCGAAGGTATCAAAGCCCAACTTCAGTGCAAGCTTGAACATGACGAACTTGGGCTAAGGTTCAATGTTTTTCTCACTTCATCTCTCTTCCTTTTATATTGACCAACGCTGGAACCACCTTTGGCCTGGGCTTTTACTACTAATACCCCATGCGATGCTGCACGAAAACTGTGtgataatatagtatatatgaattataaaaaaattacctactatatgatttttttcatgtatttatatattttttgtgtttatCAATTATCCGTAAGTTATAAATGGTTGGATTGTATGTTGTGTCTTTTTAGGGAAGAGATGTAATTTACACTTTTGATGAATCGTCgaaaaggctaaaaacaattgaggtgATGTGAAGAGATGTAATTTATACTTTTGATATATCAtcataaggctaaaaataattgagatgatgtggcttaatttacacccttgatgtatctaaagctaaaaacaattgaagtGATGTGATTTTacgagagaagagagaatggcattaatttttatagaaagtaTGGATGAGTTTACTCTGCTGGTTGTTTTTGGTGTGTGAAAAAAATGGCCAACACTATGAAATACTATTACTTGTCTGAGCTCAATAGGATCATTAGCGCCATCACTGATATTGATAAAATTGTGCTCCTCTGTTATATAGGTTGTAACTATTACTAAAGAGCTATAAATATCCTCTCATTTAGATTAACTAGgtacatatatgtatgcatataatgtgatttgttgtttttatggCGAAGAAtttagaataaattaaatttagaaaaaaagtgcCAGCTAGCTAATACATACTTAGCTAATACATACCTGTATACATGCCTTACATTAtaggataaagaaaaaaaatatagttatgttGACGAGTTACAGAATGTTGTTGTATATGGACAGATGCATTACTCCGAAACGTACAGCACAGATGACATTATTTCAGGCCTTCTTTAAAAACGAGAAAAAAGTTTACAAGAAGTGAGCTAAATCCAGTAAAaaagaactataaaatcaGCACATGTCCCAACCGAGCCATCGGAGCTTGTTTCATTTATGAGTTCACCACTGTTAAACGGCATTatccaagaaagaaaaatacattaaaatgTGGATTCaacttttttgtaaaaaagaaaacacaaaggACATGACAGACTTGACAGTGGCAGGGAGTAGCTAGAAAGACTTTCCTTCCATAGTGGAAAAGCGAGAGATTAGTGAGGTCAAAGAAAGCATATGCAGCAGcatcttttaataattaagCCTATAatatttgagcaattttatcatcattaAGTAGGAATCAGGAGTTACTACtgttttctaataaaatttaatactactgttttctacgtaaaattagtacgcttaaaaaaaatgtacctcATGATACCTGCTCGAGGATAGAAAAAtgcttataatataaacagaGATTACAGAGGCAGCTGGCCTTCTTCGGAAAGTTGTCAGTGTCCTTGATTCACTGTGGCCGTGATAAATAAGCCAGCAAAACTTTTTAATTCTCCGATCCACCTCTACGGCCGTGCATCAAGAAGTAATAAACAcgtttacaaaaaaaaaatgaagtaatAAACACTGAACAGCGATTTAACTTAGTGCCTTGAGCCCTTGACCATGGACAGTTGGACATAGTAACAGCTTGATTTTCAATGGTTTGTCTCACAATTTAGGCCAAGCATTGTGTCGGCAAGTCTGGACACACAGTGATTTCATATTTTAGATAGAAGTAGTCCAATTCCAGcggaaaattataattttacacaaCGTCTTTTCTTATAAGacagaattttgaatttttaagcttaaatttggaattgattttaagttttttattattcttttaatctttgactttagcttaataaaaacacttacataaaagttttattcacaaattattttttacttataaatatatcgtttagcttttttctAAGTAAAGCCAATCAATCATTCCCTCTCACAGCTGCTCTACTTAAGTTATATAATCGGTTTACCGACAAAAGGTGCAGAGTGTAGATCTTGTTTGAACGTACTAGAAAACCTATAATTTTGTTTACTCCCATTAAGAATTTTGGggctagatttttttaaaaaaatattaggtgtaTGAATTGTAACACGTGGATTTGTCAAAAATGACTATTAACCAAAGGAAGTGGTGGAGTCACACGTGTGTATTACTCGAGCTCCAGGTGAGTCCTGTCCATATTACTCCCATGCAGATTAAATAATACTCTAGTgaggtaatatatttattattggtCTACATCTGTCAAATTTGGTAAGATTTCACGGAATTCATCTTCGAGATTATCTTAATCTACTATTTGGGAGAAGAGGGTTAAGGGCCTACTTAGATGAGAAATTGGATGTTTCCATAAAATTAACCCTCCTTCCTCTATTCCAAGATGTAGGTATTTTTAGAACCTGAATCTTTTACTAGAATATAACTATGTCTAACACTATTCGCAATATACTTTCTCATTAAtcactttttattaaaaaattatcatattttatcccTCACATACCTTCCCGCACCATTAATTCCTCATTTTTTAAGGAGTGCCATAATCATTTTCTCTTAACATTAATTGctgctaaataatataaaaaatgattatattttagaacggacgTAGTACTGCATgcgatatttttatttggtgtcgctgactattttatttatgtttgatttcatcttatttaaaaacatataattataaacaagCTGAATatgataaatgatcaaacgtaaattgAAAGATTAGCTACCTCAGTTGAATAACCGAAAAAAACAGATAGAATACATACATAGTATCCACACTCCGAATGAGCCTCCTGCCATGTACTGTATTTATTCAGGTCTCGTAGGGAGTACTAAGCACTTCGCCACTGGATAGTTGAGACATGGGCGCAGAGGATCCCGGCGCGTGCGTCCGCCGTTCCAGAGGCCACCCCACCCCACGCCCGACAAACCTGCTGCTGCCGCATCGGTGCTCCCATCCATCCACTAAGGTCAGTCATTTACGAGAAATTTGTTATGCTGAAATTCTCAAACGTGGGTTTCACGGTTTCTCCGAGAGTACCTCAGCagctaatctaaatttaatcatctatatctttatcTACATAATTATCTAAACAGTTTATACTTTCTATCTCTTTATACTTcaacagatcatccatatatgtaACATCTagtatagagtttctctcttaatatagatgacatccaaaagcagatgataggatagatgCTCTACTAGAGCtcaatttttagcttttatcttttatcttcatgATGGAGGATGGAATAGATGAATTACTGGTATGGTCTAAAATGCTATTATTAACGATGAtattctttctcttttttgccatttcctttttttgctgtaaatatgaaatggttttctccttttcaattttatttgtgGCTGTTTTGCCCCTGTGGCTGGTTGTAtatggggcggcggcgagctttAGAGCGTGGGCGAGCAAGAGGGTCAACGGCGAGCTAGGGgaaggcggcgggggcgactGAGCACACAAGGGCGGCGCACGCCGCATAGTTTGACCATCGGTGAGGCTCCGGTGGCTAGGCAGGCGGCCGACAGTGGTGGTGGAGCGCCCACGCCCCACGGCTGCTGGCTATATAAGGGCGATGGCGAGCTTTAGAGTGCGAGCTAGTGAACGACGAGCAAAATGgtcacaaataaaattaaaaagaagaaaaccaTTTTAGATTTGGAGCAAAAGGAGGaaatggcaaaaaaaagtGTCATCTTTTGATAGTGACATTTTAGATAAACCCAAATCCAAAGAGGCATAAGAGAAAAAACCTATGATTGAGAATGACAGAATAGCAAATTTCTCATCATTTAGGGTTTATACAGCGTTCCAatcttattaaataatatattatatagtcAAGAACAGTGATATggcatataattatatatgacgAGATAAAACTTGATATATACAGTTATCTAGAATAATTCGTTTCATCTTCACGTATTTAATAAACTCCTATTAGGCAATTGATGCAAAATATTCGAGTGATGTGTTAGTTTGAATCTTGAAGtgaaatttgtattaaatacacatgttttatttatttatttaaatatgttttgatcATAGAGTATCGTTGGAAACCACACGGTGCAACCTTACACTGGAAATTAATGGCTCAACCATCCACCATCGTCCCCCTAATCCACCCAGTGATCTAACCAAATTTAAGAGAGAAGTTTTGTCTAGATATTCAGGGAAACCATTCAGTTCTTCGAAAATTTTTACGAAATTCCTTCCATCCAAAGTGACTTTCAACATCTTACTACTCTTTATTGTATGGTTTTAACCTCTCACAGCGATCAGTGAGAGAGGGGTGATCTATACAAGATGGACTACTACCCTGAGAAATGCAAAATGAGTAAGCTAAGGAAAGCAGGTTTGGTGCAGTCAGGACCTAAATAGATTAAGCCAAATCAAGGATGGATGAAGCTTAATATTGACGGTTCATTCGTAGATCAAGATAAGCGGACAGGAATAGGAATGATCCTTCGTGATCCTTCTGACATGCCGATCTTCACAGCCTGCTAGCCCATTCATCAGAGTAGTAGTGCTCTTGAGTCTGAAATTCTTGCTTTTAAGAATGAATTACTAAGGCCCTCCAATGGACCTTGCTTCCCTTAGTGGTGGAATCTGATTGTGCTATGGTGGTTAGCTTGATGACCTCTAGGGAGATTGATAAGTTGCAACTAGCGTTTCTAATTCAGGAAGCCAGATGCATTATGGATGGAGACAGGAAAATAGTACTCCGGAAGTTAATCGCTCTCAGAATAGAGTGAGCCATGAGCTCGCCACATGAGCTCGTCAATTATACTAGAACTCAAgatatttctatgttttgaaGAGACAACTCTTGTAACCTCATATCACAACCAGTGATGGAGGATATGAATTCTACTGAATATATTCCTGTTTCCCCTCAAAGAAAATCTAATACcacaaaagaaattaaattccCCTCCATCCAAATAGGCCATcagtttttctttcctttttctttgaatTGGAGTGTTTTCAGTATTCGTATTGGTTGCATTTGCTAATTGTCTTATTAGCATCTATCTGAATATGTAGAgttaaaatagtttataatagGAAAAGGATGTAATAATACTGATCGACAGATCAACAAACAGAGTCCTATGCATGCAGACACGACCAACTTATGCATGATGATCACAAGGCGACGGCAATGGCGATCAGAGGGGTCAGATATCATCCAGGGAAGGTTCAGGGCACTCACTCCAGAAAAAATGTAGACACCATCGGCATCAGAACATGGCATGCCCCTctctgaaacaaaaaaattaaaaagatacaCACATTCTagctccgtctcaaaataaattaatctttcactttttagctataatgtttgatgcttcgtcttattaaaaaaaatttatgatttatatttatgattttattagatgataaatcatgaattaTGCTTTACTTGTGACTAAttcttttctaatttcttgattttttttcaaataagatagatgGTTAAACGTCAAACTTAAATGGTTAAAAGATTGACTCCTGATACTGTTCAGCATTTTGGCACACAGCAATACATGAGCCTACTGCCTACCAACTCTGCCAGGTGCCCATGAGTGGCCATGTGGCCATGAGTCTTTGGACTGGGAGAAAGAATGTTGAATCTCAACAGAATGCCTACCAGTACCATGGACATGATTGATCCATGGTTGCAATTTcagtccaaaatataaatacttttaaCACTAATCATACTACTATTTATCTCATCAATGACTTTTTATTGAAGATTCTTTCCATCAGCCCTTACCTATCCTTATACCCTTATTTATTCCTTATTATTAAATcatactataattttttatcaatacTAAACCttgctaattaaaaaaacatatattttaggatatgATAGGGTAACGTATATCAATATGCATGAGTAAACCTTGGTGCAGTGCTCATCTCCTATCTGAGAGTCTggtccagaaaaaaaaaggcagaaaGGCTACCTAATCCAGCATGCCCCATGTAGTCACATTTAAGCTTGTTCATGAATGTGCCAGAGTGGTAGATTTGCTGCGCCAGTTCAGTTGACCCCATCCCCATGTGATTCCATAGGCAGTTTACCAGTTTTTGGCTGGGCTAGGCAGTTTACCATTGACCATCAACATATGATGGTTctaacttttctttttttttcttgatgagAACAACCTTGTAGCAGTtctacactttttttttatatacaaacttGTTGTAGTTGACCTTGTGATGAACTCTCCAGACAGCAACTGAGAATTAACTTATGCAATTCAAAGCAGCAACACATCTGATTGGATCTTGCTTGGGATAACTCAACAGGTTTCATCTTGCTGAACACATAAAAGAACATTGATTTGAATCTAAATCCAGCTTATAAACTCATCAGTAATcctcaaattaattatttttactacAGATCATATAGTCAGGAAAGAAGAAACATGAGTGGATGGGTATTGCAGAACCGTACACTCATTTCTCTGTTTGAAGTTATTGCCAAACTTGTACCAAAATGTACCACGGCTGATCCCTTATCTTAAAAGAGGAACTAATCCCTATTTTACACATTGAATTATGAGCAGTGAGCCACATAGACCTGTTGTACCCTCACTAGCAACCAGTTCATAATCAAAGAGAACATTTCGCAAAATAATTCAGGAGAACAATCATGTTGAGCAAAAATAATTGAGGATAACAATGCCATACTTGCCCCGGACAAGAAAATGTTAACCAAAACTGTTAGCCACTAGTTCTAGTGAATAATGATGCAATTGTCGGTGTTATATCCATTTCAATCATACAATTATAGTACCTATGCTATGAAATGACAGCAGATGCATAATTGCATATACTCTGAAGAAAAAGGCATCAAGTTCGTATAGCAACAGCTAATTTGACAAGCAACAGTAGTGCACATCAGCAAAGGAAGCTCAATTTCTTCATACCAAAGATTAAATTACAAGATTTTTTCATgctcttatttgattttagcACACTAAAAAACACTCATCAcctagcaatctaaaagctatgGAACAGAAATTCTCAAGCAGCCTGTACAAAGATCATCAGaagcatgatatatatatcatatttgaTACAGAGAGCAAGCAGGATGTAAACTGAGGTTGGTTCATACATACAGCTCAAGTTTTTGATTTGATCATCACAAGAGCTCTGAATTCTTCCCCCCCGAATCGCCGTTTCGAGCTCGAATCGATCGGCGCCAatgtcgatcgatcgccgcCCTGTCATGATCGCGGGAACACGCCGAGCATCTTTCCTCTGCCAAGGCAGTCGGCGAGCTTCTTGGCGCCGTCCACCTCCGCGGCCAGGAGGCCCTGCAGGAAGCCgcacgcgccggcggcgaccatcTGCTTCCGGCACCGCCGGGACTGCGAGACGGCGAGCAGCACCGACACCGGGAACCGCGCGTCGACGCCGCGGGCGGCGCCCGGGTCGAGCAGCTGGACGACGTTGACGAtgcccctctcctccttcttgAACAGCTTCCGGTAGCCGCTGgccgcgacgagcgcggcgagcgccctggcggcggcgtccctcTCGGTGACGGCCTTGGCCTCGAGCATCCAGATGAGGCGCGGGatggcgtcgccgacgtcccTGCGGTTCTTGCTGCCGACGTTGCAGAGCTCGGCAAGCGCCATGGCGGCTTCGGTGCGCGTCGCGGCCTTGTCGCTGTccagcgcggcgaggacgtgGTCGACGAAGCTGGCGGAGACGGCTATCTCGGCGATGTAGCGGAAGGAGGCCATGTTGCGGAGGAGCCCGAACGCCGGCGCGAGGCCAggctcgtcgccgacgcaaGACTCGAGGAAGTCCTTGACGCAGCCAAGCGCACCACCCTGGAACGCCTCCACCTTGAGCTGCTGGcactcgtcgccgtcgccggaggtgAGGTTCTGGAGGCAGCCCAGCGCAAGCTCCTGCGCGCGCGGGGTGCCGAGGGAGACGAGCTGCAGGAGCGAAGGGAGCGCTCCCTCCTCGCGGAAGGACGGGAGGAGGTCCGGAAACGAGGCGAGGTTGCGGAGcacgcccgccgcggcggcctgcGCCGCGGGTGTTCCCGCGGCGCACGCGCCGAGGAGCGCGGCcacgccgccccgcgccgccactgccgccgcggcgtcccgCGAGTCCGCGGTGAGCGGGCCCAAAGCCAGGCACGCTTGCTCCGCGCCGGCCACGCCGCCGGACTCCAGCGCGCGGCAGAGGTGGggcacgacggcgccggcctccTGCGCCAAGAACCGGCGGGTAGCCTCCGAGGACGCGAAGGCGGCGAGCACGTACACGGCCTTCTCGCGCGACGCCGGCAGGATCTCGCCGGAGTCGAgcatcgcggcgacggcggacaccgcggcggccgcggaggACGCCGGCAGCGACCCGACGGAGTCAACGAGCGAGTccagcgccgcggcgcgcgacgccgcggagccgaggcggaggcgggggatCAGCCCGTCCGCCCCTTCCCCC is part of the Oryza brachyantha chromosome 11, ObraRS2, whole genome shotgun sequence genome and encodes:
- the LOC102699266 gene encoding lycopene beta cyclase, chloroplastic/chromoplastic-like, which gives rise to MRQQQSDKNTLLLLRALPHPQTHHPAPARASSSAFVCRVAALGDTLWSLAPPARPELLSLDLPRYDPALSRPVDLAVAQRVAKSNISVSAMDPSPALVWPNNYDVWVDEFKAMGLSHYLNAVWPSASVFVDDRRVNSTRPRSSRPSTTRPPPGLLICDDGVTAPATVVLDATGFSRCLVQYDKPYNPGYQVAFGILAEVDEHPFNIDKMLFMDWRDEELVHMRDKYDRLKATRPTASFRVFVSTAAAGALQCRPPLVPPMMRRARSE
- the LOC102699545 gene encoding uncharacterized protein LOC102699545, with the protein product MPPPLPPESGEAAAGDEGVLVAECLRLLAALPSAAAASPAFRRHWPSISASLASLSASLSHPAFPPQAPLLAPLASALSALVSVAGNHGSIGHLHTVSLLSSSAAELSQLAADAQLVVSPGGSGGGEGEGADGLIPRLRLGSAASRAAALDSLVDSVGSLPASSAAAAVSAVAAMLDSGEILPASREKAVYVLAAAQAAAAGVLRNLASFPDLLPSFREEGALPSLLQLVSLGTPRAQELALGCLQNLTSGDGDECQQLKVEAFQGGALGCVKDFLESCVGDEPGLAPAFGLLRNMASFRYIAEIAVSASFVDHVLAALDSDKAATRTEAAMALAELCNVGSKNRRDVGDAIPRLIWMLEAKAVTERDAAARALAALVAASGYRKLFKKEERGIVNVVQLLDPGAARGVDARFPVSVLLAVSQSRRCRKQMVAAGACGFLQGLLAAEVDGAKKLADCLGRGKMLGVFPRS